A window of the Loxodonta africana isolate mLoxAfr1 chromosome 3, mLoxAfr1.hap2, whole genome shotgun sequence genome harbors these coding sequences:
- the TMED5 gene encoding transmembrane emp24 domain-containing protein 5 isoform X2 yields the protein MGGKIWLPLPVLFLAAVPPALLPGAASFTPSLDSDFTFTLPAGQKECFYQPMPLKASLEIEYQVLDGAGLDIDFHLASPEGKTLVFEQRKSDGVHTVETEVGDYMFCFDNTFSTVSEKVIFFELILDNMGEQEQEQDWKKYITGTDVLDMKLEDILDLIIKIIFSEDKQLTFSSGIHQQHQGQIKQKWSYPDSS from the exons ATGGGCGGTAAGATCTGGCTGCCCCTTCCGGTGCTCTTCCTGgccgctgtgccaccagcgctGCTGCCCGGAGCGGCCAGCTTCACGCCCTCCTTAGACAGCGACTTCACGTTTACCCTTCCGGCCGGCCAGAAGGAGTGTTTCTACCAGCCCATGCCCCTGAAGGCCTCGCTGGAGATCGAGTACCAA GTGTTAGATGGAGCAGGATTAGATATTGATTTCCATCTTGCCTCCCCGGAGGGTAAAACTTTAGTTTTTGAACAAAGAAAATCAGATGGAGTTCACAC GGTAGAGACTGAAGTTGGTGACTACATGTTCTGCTTTGACAATACATTCAGCACTGTTTCTGAGAAGGTGATTTTCTTTGAATTAATCCTGGATAACATGGGAGAGCAGGAGCAAGAACAGGATTGGAAGAAATATATTACTGGCACAGATGTGTTAGATATGAAACTGGAAGATATCTTG GACctcattataaaaataattttttcagaAGATAAGCAGCTTACA TTCTCTTCAGGAATCCATCAACAGCATCAAGGCCAGATTAAGCAAAAGTGGTCATATCCAGACTCTTCTTAG
- the TMED5 gene encoding transmembrane emp24 domain-containing protein 5 isoform X1 — MGGKIWLPLPVLFLAAVPPALLPGAASFTPSLDSDFTFTLPAGQKECFYQPMPLKASLEIEYQVLDGAGLDIDFHLASPEGKTLVFEQRKSDGVHTVETEVGDYMFCFDNTFSTVSEKVIFFELILDNMGEQEQEQDWKKYITGTDVLDMKLEDILESINSIKARLSKSGHIQTLLRAFEARDRNIQESNFDRVNFWSMVNLVVMVVVSAIQVYMLKSLFEDKRKSRT, encoded by the exons ATGGGCGGTAAGATCTGGCTGCCCCTTCCGGTGCTCTTCCTGgccgctgtgccaccagcgctGCTGCCCGGAGCGGCCAGCTTCACGCCCTCCTTAGACAGCGACTTCACGTTTACCCTTCCGGCCGGCCAGAAGGAGTGTTTCTACCAGCCCATGCCCCTGAAGGCCTCGCTGGAGATCGAGTACCAA GTGTTAGATGGAGCAGGATTAGATATTGATTTCCATCTTGCCTCCCCGGAGGGTAAAACTTTAGTTTTTGAACAAAGAAAATCAGATGGAGTTCACAC GGTAGAGACTGAAGTTGGTGACTACATGTTCTGCTTTGACAATACATTCAGCACTGTTTCTGAGAAGGTGATTTTCTTTGAATTAATCCTGGATAACATGGGAGAGCAGGAGCAAGAACAGGATTGGAAGAAATATATTACTGGCACAGATGTGTTAGATATGAAACTGGAAGATATCTTG GAATCCATCAACAGCATCAAGGCCAGATTAAGCAAAAGTGGTCATATCCAGACTCTTCTTAGAGCATTTGAAGCCCGTGATCGAAATATACAAGAAAGCAATTTTGATAGAGTCAACTTCTGGTCTATGGTTAACTTAGTGGTCATGGTGGTGGTGTCAGCCATTCAGGTTTATATGCTGAAGAGTCTATTTGAAGATAAGAGGAAAAGTAGAACTTAA